The Caldisericum sp. genome has a segment encoding these proteins:
- a CDS encoding FtsW/RodA/SpoVE family cell cycle protein: protein MKKILNAYTTPLLFLTVSLSLFGIIVSGSLSIVYPNLILRQIVSVILGYALMIFFAFFNHRKLASFAKIAYIVLVLSLVYLLFSKGNSRFISIGIFSIQPSQFAYIVISLLIARIFRDKIDEEQIPKVYAIIFALIVLVSALIAFEPDMGSAAQFFLTGFSLLSIIGMPLFEFFSFSLLSLFGVIAMIPLNKEWHRRVVAFLNPYAHASDEALQTLQSLRAFARGGITGVGFMKGIFKYPSVLPVSISDFILPVIGEEFGAVFVILLILAYLGIIYLGFKISYDARSIFSRILALGLTLGIAWFAVINIAVNLGLMPTTGVPLPFISYGANNMLANFIAIGILINISRTEVE, encoded by the coding sequence ATGAAAAAAATACTAAATGCCTACACTACACCACTTTTATTCCTTACAGTTTCCCTAAGTTTGTTCGGAATAATTGTGAGTGGAAGTTTAAGCATAGTTTATCCAAACTTGATTTTAAGACAAATCGTATCTGTTATCCTTGGTTATGCTTTAATGATATTCTTTGCGTTCTTTAACCATAGGAAACTTGCTTCGTTTGCTAAAATTGCATACATAGTGCTCGTCCTCTCTTTGGTTTATTTGCTTTTTAGTAAAGGTAACTCAAGATTTATTTCTATTGGAATATTTTCAATACAGCCATCCCAGTTTGCATACATTGTTATTTCTCTTCTAATTGCACGCATATTCAGGGACAAGATTGATGAAGAACAAATCCCCAAGGTTTATGCGATTATCTTTGCACTTATTGTTCTTGTTTCAGCGCTTATTGCCTTTGAGCCCGATATGGGGAGCGCAGCACAGTTTTTCCTCACGGGATTTTCTTTACTTTCAATTATTGGGATGCCACTTTTTGAGTTCTTCTCCTTCTCTTTGCTTTCACTTTTTGGGGTTATAGCAATGATTCCTCTTAATAAAGAGTGGCATAGGAGGGTTGTTGCATTTTTGAATCCATATGCGCATGCAAGTGACGAAGCATTACAGACACTTCAATCACTTAGAGCCTTTGCTCGTGGAGGGATTACAGGCGTTGGTTTTATGAAGGGAATTTTTAAATATCCTTCAGTTTTACCAGTTTCTATTTCAGATTTTATTTTGCCTGTAATTGGTGAAGAGTTTGGGGCGGTTTTTGTAATCCTTCTTATCCTTGCGTATCTTGGGATCATATATTTGGGATTTAAGATAAGTTACGATGCTCGTTCGATTTTTTCAAGAATACTTGCGTTGGGGTTAACATTGGGAATTGCATGGTTTGCAGTAATTAATATTGCAGTAAACTTAGGTCTTATGCCGACAACTGGTGTTCCGCTTCCTTTTATTAGTTACGGTGCTAATAATATGCTTGCAAATTTTATAGCCATTGGGATTCTAATTAATATCTCAAGAACAGAGGTTGAATGA
- the murD gene encoding UDP-N-acetylmuramoyl-L-alanine--D-glutamate ligase translates to MKILVVGGRKSGVFASILAKKHGFDVYLTELADNHEVRSFEPLLKENNIPYEIGKHTFHKSKNFDLAVVSPGIPMIAPIIKELQSEGVKIIGELEFANMFAPNTKVIAITGTNGKSTTTALTGHIFKLYEPRTVVGGNLGTPYAELLLENPDPKFAVIETSCFQLETIEQYHPVVSVFLNFTEDHLDRYKSMEEYLEAKKRIFLNQNESDFAVLNYDDEVVKNLADKVKPKVYFFSLKENVQSGAYLKDDKIYFKESKNAKPVEVIRRSEIPLLGLHNVQNTLASVVSALVMGVPLDVVRKGIKTFKGLPHRLEFVRVVDGVTYINDSKSTTPDSTIKALESFENKVILIAGGSSKNNDFTQLAKMFKGKVKFLILLGQTAPQLKEASIKADFHDFAIVNSLKEAIDFAKSIAKPNDIVLLSPACASFDMFRDFEDRGDQFKEIVNSL, encoded by the coding sequence ATGAAAATACTTGTTGTTGGTGGAAGGAAGTCAGGTGTATTTGCAAGTATTCTTGCAAAGAAGCACGGATTCGATGTTTATCTAACAGAGTTAGCGGACAACCATGAGGTAAGGTCTTTCGAACCTCTTCTCAAGGAGAACAATATTCCTTACGAAATAGGCAAACATACTTTCCACAAATCTAAAAATTTTGACCTTGCAGTAGTTTCTCCTGGAATCCCGATGATCGCTCCCATAATAAAGGAACTGCAATCAGAGGGCGTTAAAATAATAGGAGAACTTGAATTTGCAAATATGTTTGCACCAAACACAAAGGTTATAGCAATCACAGGAACAAACGGAAAAAGTACTACAACTGCCTTAACGGGACACATTTTTAAGTTATATGAACCACGAACGGTTGTTGGGGGAAATTTAGGTACTCCTTACGCTGAATTATTGCTTGAAAACCCGGATCCCAAATTTGCAGTTATTGAAACAAGTTGTTTCCAACTTGAGACGATTGAGCAATACCACCCTGTTGTTTCTGTTTTTCTCAATTTCACAGAGGATCATCTTGATCGGTATAAATCAATGGAAGAATACTTAGAGGCAAAGAAACGCATTTTCTTAAATCAAAACGAATCCGATTTTGCAGTGCTTAATTACGATGACGAAGTAGTTAAAAACCTTGCAGATAAAGTAAAGCCAAAGGTTTATTTCTTCTCGCTCAAGGAAAATGTTCAAAGTGGAGCGTATTTAAAAGATGACAAGATTTATTTTAAAGAATCAAAAAATGCTAAACCTGTTGAAGTTATAAGAAGAAGTGAAATTCCACTTTTGGGGCTTCACAATGTGCAAAATACACTTGCAAGTGTCGTTTCTGCTCTTGTTATGGGCGTCCCATTAGATGTGGTAAGAAAGGGCATAAAAACCTTCAAGGGATTACCGCACAGGCTTGAATTTGTAAGGGTTGTTGATGGTGTAACCTACATAAACGATTCAAAGTCCACTACTCCCGACTCAACAATCAAAGCGCTTGAATCTTTTGAGAATAAAGTAATTCTTATTGCAGGTGGCAGCAGCAAGAATAACGATTTTACACAACTTGCAAAAATGTTTAAAGGAAAAGTGAAGTTTCTAATCCTCTTAGGGCAAACAGCACCACAACTAAAAGAGGCTTCAATAAAAGCAGATTTTCATGATTTTGCTATCGTTAATAGCTTGAAAGAGGCAATTGATTTTGCAAAGAGTATAGCAAAGCCAAACGATATAGTATTGCTTTCACCTGCTTGTGCAAGTTTTGATATGTTCAGGGATTTTGAGGATAGAGGAGACCAGTTTAAAGAAATTGTGAACTCTCTATGA
- the mraY gene encoding phospho-N-acetylmuramoyl-pentapeptide-transferase: MKIEGMLLISLIVEFFALFFLERSLINFLKSRNLVQHVREELIESHKKKEGTPRGGGVIFLVSIIFLLPLFFVSHFSSETMRQFLFVSISSTFFGLIGLIDDVLTSRKSSSIGLSISQKLILFTIGSIVIFFFFRNLFTFETVFLGFHLKFSPFFYFVLFIVIMVGSVNAFNLTDGVDGLLGSVSSIMLLTYIVLFYLMKNSLIFGFAITLLVSVLIFLWFNSPKASIFMGDLGASFLGGAIASLAIISKTELYLPFVAIIPVIEAISIFIQIAYFKATHGKRVFKMTPIHHHFEILGWSEAKVDYRFSIITAFMNIIVIVLKILGL, from the coding sequence ATGAAAATTGAGGGTATGCTTCTTATTTCACTTATTGTTGAGTTTTTTGCGCTTTTCTTTTTAGAGCGAAGCCTCATAAATTTTCTCAAAAGTAGAAATCTTGTTCAGCATGTCCGTGAAGAATTGATTGAATCACACAAAAAGAAAGAAGGCACACCTCGTGGTGGAGGTGTTATCTTTTTGGTTTCAATAATTTTTCTCCTTCCTTTATTTTTTGTTTCACATTTTTCTTCTGAAACAATGAGGCAATTTCTTTTTGTTTCTATTTCTTCAACATTTTTTGGGCTTATAGGGCTTATTGATGATGTACTAACCTCAAGAAAATCCTCATCAATTGGTTTGTCGATAAGTCAAAAATTAATTTTATTTACGATAGGAAGCATTGTTATTTTCTTCTTCTTCAGAAATCTATTTACTTTTGAGACTGTCTTTTTAGGTTTTCATTTAAAATTTTCTCCGTTTTTTTATTTTGTACTTTTTATTGTAATTATGGTTGGCTCTGTTAATGCCTTTAATCTCACGGATGGAGTAGATGGCTTGCTTGGAAGTGTTTCAAGTATAATGCTTTTAACGTATATAGTGCTTTTTTATCTTATGAAAAACTCCTTAATTTTTGGTTTTGCTATAACCCTGCTTGTCTCAGTACTTATATTTTTGTGGTTCAATAGTCCCAAGGCATCGATATTTATGGGAGATTTGGGGGCATCATTTTTGGGTGGAGCGATTGCTTCGCTTGCAATAATTTCTAAAACCGAATTGTATTTACCATTTGTTGCAATTATACCGGTAATTGAAGCGATTTCTATTTTTATTCAGATTGCATACTTCAAGGCAACCCATGGGAAGCGTGTATTCAAAATGACCCCTATCCATCACCACTTTGAAATTTTAGGATGGAGTGAGGCAAAAGTCGATTACAGATTTAGTATAATAACAGCATTTATGAATATAATTGTAATTGTTTTGAAAATTTTAGGATTGTGA
- a CDS encoding UDP-N-acetylmuramoyl-tripeptide--D-alanyl-D-alanine ligase, with amino-acid sequence MKIELNELFKDIRHSDFAFPYEHNNFVVDSRIVKPNDIFIALKGNNTDGHNFVNDAFSRGAILAVVERDVEAIGPVVKVNSTVEFIKHLGDFARSKVNSAIFGITGSAGKTTTKEGLYLALSKKFNVRKTEGNINTDLSLPLFFANDVTNLEDFIIAEMGIQKPNDMDTLLDIVKPHYAIITNIGDSHLEYLGDRNGVLKEKFKLVKFVSENGGVSFINGDDPLLKASSVGVKGVFTVGFNEGNNFKMSILEENLDFMRLRVNVEDRVFDFAVPYNGFAYNVGLIFAASIYVGVDPDYIVSALKEFKPYKGRGEKIKRGTITIIDDTYNSNPVSMNLALKRLNGIKNPIVLILGDMLELGESSKSLHENVGKEIAKIKPYMLITYGSFSKFMQDYAVATKKYHFDDNASLIDFLNSFDFPEDSVFLVKGSRGMKMEQFVEALLRRYSDEN; translated from the coding sequence ATGAAAATTGAACTTAATGAGTTATTTAAGGATATTCGCCACTCTGACTTTGCTTTTCCTTACGAACACAATAACTTTGTCGTTGACTCAAGAATAGTAAAACCAAACGATATTTTTATTGCGTTAAAGGGAAATAATACCGATGGTCATAATTTTGTAAATGATGCGTTTAGTAGAGGGGCAATTCTTGCAGTCGTTGAGAGGGATGTTGAAGCAATTGGTCCTGTTGTTAAAGTAAATTCTACTGTTGAATTTATAAAGCACCTTGGTGATTTTGCACGCAGCAAAGTTAACTCTGCTATTTTTGGTATCACGGGAAGTGCAGGTAAGACAACAACGAAAGAGGGTTTGTACCTTGCACTTTCTAAAAAATTCAATGTAAGGAAAACAGAAGGAAACATAAATACAGACCTTTCGCTCCCCCTATTTTTTGCTAATGATGTTACGAATCTTGAAGACTTTATTATTGCCGAGATGGGCATTCAAAAGCCTAATGATATGGATACCCTTTTAGATATTGTTAAACCTCATTATGCAATAATTACAAATATTGGTGACTCTCACCTTGAGTATTTAGGTGATAGAAATGGGGTTCTCAAGGAGAAGTTTAAACTTGTTAAGTTCGTTTCAGAAAATGGAGGCGTTAGTTTTATAAATGGAGACGACCCGCTTTTAAAGGCATCTTCAGTTGGAGTTAAAGGAGTTTTTACTGTTGGCTTTAACGAAGGAAACAATTTTAAAATGTCAATTTTAGAAGAAAACCTCGACTTTATGAGATTGAGGGTGAATGTTGAAGATAGAGTTTTTGATTTTGCAGTTCCATATAATGGATTTGCATACAATGTTGGACTAATTTTTGCAGCATCAATCTATGTTGGAGTTGATCCAGACTATATTGTTTCTGCTCTTAAGGAATTTAAACCGTATAAAGGTCGTGGAGAGAAAATTAAAAGAGGAACAATTACAATAATTGACGATACTTATAATTCAAACCCTGTCTCTATGAACCTTGCTCTCAAGAGGCTTAACGGAATTAAGAATCCGATTGTTTTAATACTTGGCGATATGCTTGAACTTGGCGAATCTTCAAAATCACTTCACGAAAATGTTGGAAAGGAAATTGCAAAGATAAAACCATATATGCTAATAACCTATGGTAGTTTCTCCAAATTTATGCAGGATTATGCAGTTGCAACAAAAAAGTACCACTTTGATGATAATGCTTCCCTTATTGATTTTTTAAATTCTTTTGATTTTCCAGAAGATTCAGTGTTTTTAGTAAAAGGTTCTCGTGGAATGAAGATGGAGCAGTTTGTTGAAGCGCTTCTCAGGAGGTATAGCGATGAAAATTGA
- a CDS encoding UDP-N-acetylmuramoyl-L-alanyl-D-glutamate--2,6-diaminopimelate ligase, translated as MNGRVLKENFKEFEIYGNLDAEFHSIKTDSRKVDKGDLFVALKGENTDGHEFVLDALKNGAVGVIVEKEVKVPEDILVIKAPDAREAFAKISSLYFGEPSKDLKIVGVTGTMGKTTITYLLYRLFNYSGIPSGFIGTIGLGIKDSFSLIDLEPPTTPFPFDLHKYLRDMRDHGVKYVFMEVSSHGIKDKRIYGIDFYKKILATMGIDHIDYHKSPEDYIDTKVSFFKGVKSPILNGDSLFIDRFIEVSDSPIFYGKGNSFDFSFSSISQKGTSISFDVYRGEYFLGSIFLPILGAYNAYNFLAVLSFAMLEGISFSDIKEFAKTISIPGRMEIYNFNGINVVIDYAHNPEEIESVLQSLKNLNGRLIVVFGAVGTSDKEKRILMGKTVSKYADFCVVTSDDPRGHDINEIIDDVVSGISIDNIVLQDRRDAIKYALKKARKGDVVAILGRGVESKMRLPEGKIISFRDIDIVRGVFNEN; from the coding sequence ATGAATGGGAGAGTTTTAAAAGAAAATTTTAAAGAGTTTGAGATTTACGGAAATCTCGATGCCGAGTTTCATTCGATAAAGACTGACTCAAGGAAGGTTGATAAGGGTGACCTATTCGTTGCACTAAAAGGAGAGAATACAGACGGACATGAATTTGTATTGGATGCGTTGAAAAATGGCGCAGTTGGTGTAATTGTTGAAAAAGAAGTAAAAGTGCCTGAAGACATACTTGTTATAAAAGCCCCGGATGCAAGGGAAGCATTTGCAAAAATTTCCTCGTTATATTTTGGAGAACCCTCGAAGGATCTAAAGATAGTTGGTGTTACAGGTACAATGGGTAAAACGACAATAACATATCTTCTATATAGACTTTTTAACTACTCAGGCATTCCTTCGGGATTTATTGGCACAATTGGACTCGGAATAAAAGATAGTTTTTCCCTAATAGATCTTGAGCCACCAACAACGCCTTTTCCTTTTGACTTACACAAATATCTTAGGGATATGCGCGATCACGGAGTTAAATATGTGTTTATGGAGGTTTCTTCGCACGGGATTAAGGATAAAAGGATTTATGGCATAGACTTCTATAAAAAAATTCTTGCAACTATGGGCATCGACCACATCGATTATCATAAATCGCCTGAAGATTATATAGATACAAAGGTATCCTTTTTTAAAGGTGTAAAGTCTCCCATCCTCAATGGTGATTCACTTTTTATAGATAGATTTATTGAAGTTTCTGATTCGCCTATATTCTATGGCAAGGGCAATTCATTTGACTTTTCTTTTTCTTCTATTTCTCAAAAAGGCACTTCTATTTCTTTCGATGTGTATAGAGGGGAATACTTCCTGGGCTCAATATTTTTACCAATTTTAGGGGCTTACAATGCATACAATTTTTTAGCAGTTCTTTCATTTGCAATGTTAGAAGGCATTTCTTTTAGCGATATAAAGGAGTTTGCGAAAACCATCTCAATTCCTGGTAGAATGGAGATATACAACTTTAACGGCATAAATGTTGTTATTGACTATGCGCACAATCCTGAAGAAATCGAAAGTGTCTTACAAAGTTTGAAAAATTTAAATGGACGCCTTATTGTAGTCTTTGGTGCAGTAGGGACATCGGACAAAGAAAAGAGAATTTTAATGGGAAAAACTGTTAGTAAGTATGCAGATTTTTGCGTGGTTACTTCAGATGATCCGCGAGGACATGATATTAACGAAATAATAGACGATGTTGTAAGTGGCATTTCTATTGACAATATTGTTTTACAGGATAGAAGAGATGCTATAAAGTATGCGCTTAAAAAAGCAAGGAAAGGCGATGTAGTTGCGATTCTTGGAAGAGGTGTTGAATCAAAAATGCGGCTACCGGAAGGCAAGATTATAAGTTTTAGAGATATCGATATCGTAAGAGGTGTATTCAATGAAAATTGA
- a CDS encoding penicillin-binding protein 2, with the protein MSRKSLQNSEDIFKKRLLIAFLIFLLLFLSFIGRVIDLTIFSRGKLLSEFAPQVVPSYDILRAERGEILDRNGVKLATNELTFELDINPNVISNDTLQKLRNIIKGDLKFENEELNRIFSAKSYVLVSTSVSKETKDKIDSLHIPDGVVFTKTYKRVYPFGEITAPLVGIVGADGVGLTGIELSMDDYLKGKNGRSFRTFNFAEPDLLGAPTYILEPVKGDSVKLTIDINIQSEVYELVKKYVEEFNAKSGFAIVTDPNTNEVLAMVSYPSFDPANIEKIVPNLPTTFNYEPGSIMKPIVALAGLETGKLKPDDDFYCSGSIKVKDRVISCWKKHGSEHGLTDILVNSCDVAFAQVALKIQKDPLLNYFRLFGFGEPTQIEIFGEEKGLVPSSKDIGDVELATMGFGQGIAVTQIQMVSALNTIVNGGKLYTPHIIKEVLDNSGKIIYSSTPILKRTIGSKTNLDLIKSAMVDVVEKGAPKARIEGYKVMGKTGTAQKINPTGGYSHSKLIYSFFGAIPYPDPSVSVIVSINETAIPQYSTTVSAPLFSEIGTFLVKYLRIGK; encoded by the coding sequence ATGTCGCGGAAATCCCTGCAAAATAGTGAAGATATTTTTAAGAAAAGGCTTTTAATTGCGTTTTTGATTTTCTTATTGTTGTTTTTGTCGTTTATAGGCAGAGTAATAGACCTTACTATTTTCAGCAGGGGAAAATTGCTTTCTGAATTTGCACCACAAGTTGTTCCAAGCTACGATATCTTAAGAGCAGAACGTGGCGAAATTCTCGATAGAAATGGCGTCAAGCTTGCAACAAACGAACTAACTTTTGAATTAGATATAAACCCGAATGTTATCTCAAACGATACCCTTCAAAAATTGAGAAATATCATAAAAGGTGATCTTAAATTTGAAAATGAGGAGTTAAACAGAATCTTCAGTGCAAAGTCTTATGTGCTTGTTTCAACTTCTGTTTCAAAAGAAACGAAGGATAAAATCGATTCGCTCCATATCCCAGATGGTGTTGTTTTTACTAAAACTTACAAGAGAGTGTATCCCTTTGGAGAAATTACAGCACCTCTTGTTGGGATTGTAGGGGCTGACGGCGTTGGGCTTACAGGTATTGAACTTTCAATGGATGATTACCTCAAAGGGAAAAATGGGAGGTCCTTTAGAACTTTTAATTTTGCAGAGCCAGATTTATTAGGTGCTCCAACATATATTTTAGAACCCGTTAAAGGCGACAGTGTTAAATTAACCATAGACATAAATATTCAGTCAGAGGTTTACGAACTTGTAAAAAAGTATGTAGAGGAGTTTAACGCAAAGAGTGGTTTTGCTATTGTTACAGATCCAAATACAAATGAAGTTCTTGCCATGGTATCTTATCCTTCATTTGATCCAGCAAATATTGAAAAAATAGTTCCAAATCTTCCAACAACATTTAATTATGAACCCGGATCAATTATGAAACCCATTGTGGCACTTGCAGGCTTGGAAACGGGAAAACTTAAGCCCGATGATGACTTTTACTGTAGTGGTTCGATAAAAGTAAAAGATAGAGTTATCTCGTGCTGGAAAAAGCATGGCAGTGAGCATGGGCTTACGGATATTCTTGTAAATTCATGCGATGTTGCGTTTGCACAAGTTGCACTAAAGATCCAAAAAGACCCACTCCTTAATTACTTCAGACTTTTCGGTTTTGGAGAGCCAACTCAGATTGAGATTTTTGGCGAAGAGAAAGGTTTAGTGCCATCTTCTAAAGATATTGGAGATGTAGAATTGGCAACTATGGGATTTGGACAGGGTATTGCAGTTACACAGATTCAAATGGTCTCGGCGCTTAATACAATAGTGAATGGAGGCAAACTCTACACGCCACATATTATAAAGGAGGTTCTTGATAACTCGGGTAAAATTATTTATTCATCGACCCCGATCTTGAAGAGGACAATTGGAAGTAAAACAAACCTTGACCTTATTAAGAGCGCTATGGTTGATGTTGTTGAAAAAGGCGCACCAAAAGCAAGAATTGAAGGTTATAAGGTTATGGGGAAAACAGGAACAGCCCAAAAGATAAATCCAACTGGTGGGTACTCTCACTCAAAACTCATCTACAGTTTCTTTGGCGCAATACCATACCCAGATCCATCAGTCTCTGTTATAGTATCCATAAATGAAACGGCAATACCTCAATACTCAACAACAGTTTCTGCACCACTTTTTTCTGAGATTGGAACATTTCTTGTAAAATATTTAAGGATTGGGAAATGA
- a CDS encoding cell division protein FtsL, producing MKMKTTTLLLVLLLLILIYSVLFFTTVKVKKEIANLNSEIEQIQTQNQKLEAIYLQLQDPIRIEKIAREKLKMSEVKRFYVAEIPAK from the coding sequence ATGAAAATGAAGACTACGACTTTGCTTTTAGTGTTACTTTTATTAATTCTCATATATAGTGTTTTATTTTTTACAACGGTTAAAGTAAAAAAAGAAATAGCAAATCTCAACTCAGAAATTGAACAAATACAAACTCAGAATCAAAAACTCGAAGCGATATACCTACAACTACAAGACCCTATTAGGATTGAAAAAATTGCAAGGGAAAAACTTAAAATGAGCGAGGTAAAAAGATTCTATGTCGCGGAAATCCCTGCAAAATAG
- the rsmH gene encoding 16S rRNA (cytosine(1402)-N(4))-methyltransferase RsmH: MEIHHIPVLLNETIELLNLKEDSIVVDATLGEGGHSVEILKRIPKGLLIGIDMDYETIERARKRLLEVGDNFIIVPGNFKEITTLVLPHAKNVTHILADLGVSTLQLEDESRGFSFMREGPLDMRMCRPCTRYTAYDIVNNFSEDELRDIILYYGEDPFAYRIAKRIVEERKKHPIETTTQLAEIVKGVYPKGYYKIHPATRTFQALRIYINREMDNLKGFLENAPKLLLPQGRIAVITYHSLEDRLVKLSFKNNPNLKLVNKHVIKPSEEEVSKNRRARSAKLRVAEKVS, encoded by the coding sequence ATGGAAATACATCATATACCTGTTTTATTGAATGAGACAATTGAATTATTAAATTTGAAAGAAGACTCAATTGTTGTAGATGCAACCCTTGGAGAAGGTGGGCATTCTGTTGAGATTCTGAAGAGAATTCCAAAAGGGCTTCTTATAGGCATTGATATGGATTATGAAACAATCGAAAGAGCCCGCAAAAGACTGCTTGAGGTAGGAGATAACTTCATAATAGTTCCTGGTAATTTTAAGGAAATTACAACTCTTGTTCTTCCGCACGCTAAAAATGTAACACACATTCTTGCTGATTTAGGTGTTTCTACTCTTCAACTTGAAGATGAGTCAAGGGGCTTCTCATTTATGCGTGAAGGCCCCCTTGATATGAGAATGTGCAGACCATGTACAAGATACACTGCTTATGATATCGTTAATAATTTTTCAGAGGATGAGTTAAGAGACATTATTTTATACTATGGTGAAGACCCATTTGCTTATAGGATTGCAAAAAGAATTGTTGAAGAAAGAAAAAAACATCCGATTGAGACAACGACACAACTTGCAGAAATTGTAAAAGGTGTTTATCCCAAAGGGTACTACAAGATTCATCCAGCAACAAGGACATTTCAGGCGCTCAGGATTTACATAAATAGAGAAATGGACAACCTGAAAGGCTTTTTGGAGAATGCACCGAAGTTATTGCTTCCTCAAGGAAGAATTGCGGTTATTACCTATCACTCGCTTGAAGATAGATTGGTAAAACTTTCATTTAAAAACAATCCAAATCTTAAGTTGGTTAATAAGCATGTAATAAAGCCCTCAGAAGAGGAAGTTTCAAAGAATAGGCGTGCTCGAAGCGCAAAATTGAGAGTTGCGGAGAAAGTCTCATGA
- a CDS encoding formate dehydrogenase accessory sulfurtransferase FdhD: MKILRILRFENGKISPFDDVLVEEKILNVYVNGEHIQSLFYSNGNEYFLGLGVLLNTSLIKSKKEIRNFSYKENEFSTNYYFEIENVKDSENSEYEKINAVSQGKLFSLMKETLSYSETFAKTGGTHIVSVSDINGILAHYEDISRLSSMLKCAGYIVDQGIKRETIVFTSGRINYSLVEVANKMNSKIIVSQSAVSTLAVKLGEDLGITLVGFMRVNRFNIYTHPERITY; the protein is encoded by the coding sequence ATGAAAATATTGAGGATTTTGCGATTTGAAAATGGAAAAATTAGCCCATTTGATGATGTACTTGTTGAGGAAAAGATCCTTAATGTTTATGTAAACGGAGAACACATCCAATCGCTTTTCTACTCAAATGGAAATGAATATTTTCTTGGATTGGGTGTGTTATTAAACACTTCCTTAATCAAGTCTAAGAAGGAAATAAGAAATTTCTCATATAAAGAAAATGAATTTTCAACAAACTACTATTTTGAAATTGAGAATGTGAAAGATTCTGAAAATTCGGAATATGAAAAAATCAATGCTGTTTCTCAAGGTAAACTTTTTTCCTTAATGAAAGAAACATTATCTTACTCTGAAACTTTTGCAAAAACAGGTGGAACTCATATTGTTTCCGTTTCAGATATAAATGGTATACTTGCTCACTATGAAGACATTTCAAGGCTATCGTCAATGTTAAAGTGTGCAGGTTACATAGTGGACCAAGGGATAAAAAGAGAAACGATAGTTTTTACATCAGGAAGGATTAATTATTCTCTCGTTGAAGTTGCAAACAAAATGAATTCAAAAATTATTGTTTCACAATCTGCTGTTTCGACCCTTGCAGTAAAGTTGGGAGAAGATTTAGGAATAACTCTTGTAGGTTTCATGAGAGTAAACCGTTTTAATATCTATACACATCCTGAAAGAATCACTTACTAA
- a CDS encoding molybdenum cofactor guanylyltransferase — MKIKPVVLVGGKSRRFGTDKFFLVLNGNLVFERTYRILKSVFGVEPVFIGRQAPISNYEFREDLIPSLGPIGGLYTALKLYNDVDFVFLVACDMPLIKKEVLEYMKATLNEQSFSYIPKLENGFIEPMFAFYSSKLLPIVERNIKVNDLKLRSLLIDKVQYLEVYKIKDIDPELLSFLNINTKSDFDRICSIIKNENIEDFAI; from the coding sequence ATGAAAATTAAGCCTGTTGTTCTTGTTGGTGGAAAAAGTAGAAGATTTGGGACGGACAAGTTCTTTCTTGTGCTAAATGGCAATTTGGTATTTGAAAGAACTTACAGGATTCTTAAGAGTGTATTTGGAGTGGAGCCTGTCTTCATAGGGAGGCAGGCTCCCATTTCTAATTACGAGTTCAGAGAAGATTTAATACCCTCTCTTGGTCCAATTGGCGGTCTTTACACGGCGCTTAAACTATACAATGATGTAGATTTTGTTTTTCTTGTTGCATGCGATATGCCTCTTATTAAAAAAGAAGTTTTGGAATATATGAAAGCAACTCTTAATGAGCAATCTTTTTCCTATATTCCAAAACTTGAAAATGGTTTTATAGAGCCCATGTTTGCTTTTTACAGTAGTAAACTACTTCCTATAGTCGAAAGAAACATAAAAGTAAATGACTTGAAATTAAGAAGTCTTCTTATAGATAAAGTCCAGTATCTTGAGGTATATAAGATTAAGGATATCGACCCAGAACTGCTTTCATTTCTGAATATTAATACCAAAAGCGACTTTGATAGAATATGCAGTATAATAAAGAATGAAAATATTGAGGATTTTGCGATTTGA